The Acipenser ruthenus chromosome 28, fAciRut3.2 maternal haplotype, whole genome shotgun sequence sequence aagGAATCGGggtgtttatttttacatttgtgtaGGAGTTTGCGCGTTTGAGAATTGGGTACAGCTGAATTAGGTACATTTATGGCAGCCAGGCCTTTTAGGAATTCGGTCCATCCTAAAGGTCTTTGGGGATGGGGAACATTGCAATGCCCTGGAACACTTGATTAAATCAATCATATGTGACTCTCTTACAGTATtacctttaaaaatatattcaccTTGATCACTCCAGGAGGTTATAATAGCGTTCTGGGACatggcatgtaaaataaacattatcCCTTTCATACTCTAAAATCACAGCAATCCCCAGCAGCACATTGGGCACCATCACCATTAGTATGGTCAAAGAGTCACCACCCACAGCAGgcccttttttattttagcatggagcctgtttgaaataggaTCCCACCTCCATTAGGACTCTTTGAATCGGGTGGAACCACTTTAGACGGAAAATACACAATCCGACCACATCAACCCTTTAGAATTTGTGCACAGGGAGTATGTTAATTAGGGACccacttaatttgcataacattcctcataacgtcggaattggggttttgccacttttctcatccttcctggccatgTCTGAGTTTTGCTTGGAACACAAAAAACAGTCGGAAAGTTAAAACCCCGCCACAAAAGCCCTCCGCTCAGAAAAGCGTTGATATTCAGGGCCACtgtctgtgaccctgagcaagtcacctaaccttttgttccgtccttcagatgagacgtaaaaccaagggcctgttgtaagtgactgtagcagttgttgatgcatagttcatccccAAGTCTTTGTAAGATTAAataataattcttcttcttcttcttcttcttcttcttcttcttcttcttcttcttcttcttcttcttcttcttctttgtataagaatattatgtagtgagaaatgtgggcgagtagggtagcctattgtagatttactaccagtatttagaaaatgtaatttactaaacatttttactGGTGCATTTTTACCATATAGTGCAGCACTGTCTTCCGtagccactagatggcactgcagCAACTAGCATGATATGGgtcagagaagaaaaaaaaagaaaatctggatGTCCAATAGTCAGCATAAATACTCTCTATAACAGTCTATGAACTAGCATTACAACAGTATGCTGTATTGCAATATTCGCGTTCTAAGTGAAAATAAGCATCTTTCTAAAATGAGGGGTtttcaagcaaaaaaaacaaaaaacaaaaaaaaaacagtatgtaaGCCACTTTACACATTCCATTGCATTTCAGCACCATGATggagttatgttttattttttctcataacttttttgtttttataatttatagtTTGTGCTTATAGTTTACTGAGCAACGTCTACAGATACATTAGAAAGCATTGCTTCTATGAATTGAATTGGTACTATGAATTGACTTGGTACTTTGAATTGAATTGGTACTATGAATTGAATACTGTTGGGTgcaatgcatgtatgtatgtgatAGCGATTTACTGAACTTGAAATACCTTTATATAACACATTTTGACACCTGCAATGAACTTTACTGGTCAATTTCTACCTATAATATTGTGGTTGTATACTAGAGTAAGGTTTATTGAATGAAATCCCTGTGCACTAGCAGAAAGACAGTTGATAACAActgacatatattttaaaaaaagaacagttttaAGCTTATAACTTTAAACCAGTTGATAATTGTAATGTATGATATACATTACGCCCCAATTGAGAATCTGACCGGTTCTAGATGAGTTCTTACCCATTCTAGAAATGGTTACTCGCTTAAGAATTCTCATTAGCTTAACGGCGAAAACAAGAGGGATAATTTCTAGGTAAGTGATCCTTCATTTCCTTAAACAGTATTTTTGTCATAGAAAACACAAAACCCCACGCCATTATCCAGAATCACTGAATTAGCAAATTGTCCACCTTATCCCTTAGAATGGATCAGATTCACAATTTGCAATCATACATATTGATACAGGTGCAGGGCtgaaaatctaaacaaaaaacataaatagtGTTTTCTGCATTAGCCAACTTGAACGGTACCTATTTACCAGACCTCCTGTACGttctaaatactgaaaacaaGTTATGAATTGGTTATCTTTACCAAAGACCCTTTGTCTTTTTGCTTTAAAAAGGGTTCAGGGTGTGTTTTAAAATTCATAGTGTCACTGTGCAAGGTGTGAAACGACATTGCCATGGTCCATTATCCTATAGAATACACGCTTGCTTGAACACACACATTTTCTTCAACTGTGTAACCTGGAAACCCTGCATTAGGTCTCTGGTATTTTTGAGTACAAAAAACGAGAGAATGCGATGCTGTGAGAGTGTGATGCTTTGCCAGGGGTATATTGTCAacttaaagacatttcaaagaAACAACCCATTCACTTTTCCCTTCCAGACATTTTGAATCAGCCAATGAGGGAAAGGCATGGTATATTGGAATGTAAATCAGGAAGAGCGCGTGTTCCCGAACATCTGAAGCGCAGGATTGTTTATTGAGCTCCCGGAGCCACGCGCCTGGCTTGCAAAACCAGTGAACAGAAGAAAGCGAGCAGCCGGGCGGGGCTTGGAGTGGAGCGTGCGACTCCAACAGGGGGTGGGGTGTGGACGCGTGTTGAAAAAGAGGAGTGCTGCCAAAGTTTGCTTCAGATCGGCTACTGGAGTAGGTGCTTGTAGGTTAGGAGGATCCAAGTCCTGTGCACTCCAGCCACACGCCCCACGCGAACGCCACGAGAGCAACACACAAACAACACTGTTGGCCTGTCAACTTTTACAACAACATCAGTGGCCATTTTTTAAAAGCGATGGATAGCACCATTGCAACTGCACAGATCATGCAAAGTGCATACAGTTTTGGACTTGAGAGCCGCGGCGTTGTTGCCCTACAAGCCTCCACACAGGAGTGTGGTGGCGGCTCCGTGCTCCCCTCTTCCAATAGCAAGAGCAAGGTGCTGAAGAGGCAGCGATCCAGCTCGCCAGAGCTGCTGAGGTGCAAGAGGAGACTAAGCTTTAACGGGCTCGGATACACAATCCCACAGCAGCAACCTGTAGCGGTGGCAAGGCGGAATGAAAGGGAGAGGAATCGAGTCAAGCTGGTGAACATGGGCTTCCAGACCCTCCGCCAACACGTTCCGAACGGGGCTGCCAACAAGAAGATGAGTAAAGTGGAGACACTGAGGTCGGCAGTGGAGTATATCAGAGCCTTGCAGCAGCTTCTAGATGAGCACGATGCGGTGTCAGCTGCTTTCCAGTGCGGGGTACCCTCCCCGACCATATCCACAAGCTACTCCGCGGACCCCGGCTCTCCCCATTCCACCTACTCGTCAGATGAGGGAAGTTACGAGCATCTCAGTTCGGAAGAGCAGGAACTACTAGATTTCACCACTTGGTTTGACAGGTACTAATCAGGTATGCTTTGTTTAATGCATATTGGTAGCTTGTACCAAGTATCGATTTATTTTAGACATGGGTAGACTTTTACTTTACGCATTTAAATGTTGTTTGCAAACCAGTTTGTAATATCTGtcttctcttatttttttttagcagaagcTGAAAGTTGCGATTTGGAATGAATTCAACCGGAGTTACCTCTTGAGAATCACTGCTGTTTCCATGTTACAGATGGGTCTGTATCCACTACCTATACACTGTCAGACTACGAGTCGTATCAGACAGACTTGCAGCTCGCCAGGATTCTTTGAACATGCTTCCAAGACAAAAGCCTGtggacttattaaaaaaaaaaaaaaaactaagtgcaATTAATATTATACAACGGGGACCATGAAGATTGATTACTATTTTGAAGCGGTCTAAATGTGGTACTACTGTAGTAGTAGTATGTGGGTGATCCGTATGCATGAAATAAATGCTGCCACTTTTTAGCTCTTGCACCCTCGGCTCTTTTGGAAATAACACTGCACACTTTGATgcttccttttatatatatatataaaaacagtttagatatattttaaattgatgtacaatttctattttgtatttgttctcgTTGCATTATATGAAGAcgtatttttgtacataaagcgaatgaaaaaaaaatagtttcgtTAGGAGAGCATTGGCATGCAGGTCTGTAAACCTCTGTCCTATTGGAATCTGTAGTTTACACATGTGGTGTGTCTATTGGTGTAATCGTAGTGCTGTTCACACTCATTAAGTATgattgaaggtttttttttaaatgtatggaaAGCGTTTTATGTCTGCACTTGTGTCTCCCCCTCTGTTTCTACTAAAATGTAAAtatgcaattattttaaaaagagatgatattttatgtaaaaataggCTTTATAAATAAAGATGTTCTATTTATACGTCCTTTGTTGTGGTACGTTTATGGGCGTTGTGTTGCACAGTTCACCGGTTATCCAGTCACGCTTTAAATATTCAATCACATCTGAGCAAAAGGAAAGAAGCTTGTTGG is a genomic window containing:
- the LOC117434531 gene encoding achaete-scute homolog 1b isoform X3 — its product is MDSTIATAQIMQSAYSFGLESRGVVALQASTQECGGGSVLPSSNSKSKVLKRQRSSSPELLRCKRRLSFNGLGYTIPQQQPVAVARRNERERNRVKLVNMGFQTLRQHVPNGAANKKMSKVETLRSAVEYIRALQQLLDEHDAVSAAFQCGVPSPTISTSYSADPGSPHSTYSSDEGSYEHLSSEEQELLDFTTWFDRS
- the LOC117434531 gene encoding achaete-scute homolog 1b isoform X1 yields the protein MDSTIATAQIMQSAYSFGLESRGVVALQASTQECGGGSVLPSSNSKSKVLKRQRSSSPELLRCKRRLSFNGLGYTIPQQQPVAVARRNERERNRVKLVNMGFQTLRQHVPNGAANKKMSKVETLRSAVEYIRALQQLLDEHDAVSAAFQCGVPSPTISTSYSADPGSPHSTYSSDEGSYEHLSSEEQELLDFTTWFDSRS
- the LOC117434531 gene encoding achaete-scute homolog 1b isoform X2, with amino-acid sequence MDSTIATAQIMQSAYSFGLESRGVVALQASTQECGGGSVLPSSNSKSKVLKRQRSSSPELLRCKRRLSFNGLGYTIPQQQPVAVARRNERERNRVKLVNMGFQTLRQHVPNGAANKKMSKVETLRSAVEYIRALQQLLDEHDAVSAAFQCGVPSPTISTSYSADPGSPHSTYSSDEGSYEHLSSEEQELLDFTTWFDRY